The following proteins are co-located in the SAR202 cluster bacterium genome:
- a CDS encoding amino acid ABC transporter ATP-binding protein produces the protein IVEEGTPEHFFTNPQEERTKLFLSQIL, from the coding sequence ATTGTAGAAGAAGGTACTCCGGAACATTTTTTCACAAACCCACAAGAAGAACGTACAAAATTATTCTTAAGCCAAATACTCTAA